In the genome of Salvelinus sp. IW2-2015 linkage group LG25, ASM291031v2, whole genome shotgun sequence, one region contains:
- the dnph1 gene encoding 5-hydroxymethyl-dUMP N-hydrolase: MQIYFCGSIRGGRQDVVIYQKIVQKLQKYGXVLTEHVSLCDLSEKGEVAVQDGDKRIHDRDMEWLMMSDVIIAEVTQPSLGVGYELGRALDMHKKILCLFRPSSGKSLSAMIRGAVDGSLFQVRDYKEEEVEGILEDYFNGLVKV, translated from the exons ATGCAAATTTACTTCTGTGGCAGTATTCGTGGAGGAAGACAGGATGTGGTTATTTATCAAAAAATTGTGCAGAAACTACAGAAATATGGAGAWGTTCTGACGGAGCACGTGAGTCTCTGTGATCTGTCAGAGAAAG GAGAGGTTGCTGTGCAGGACGGGGATAAACGTATCCATGACCGAGATATGGAATGGCTTATGATGTCTGATG TGATAATAGCTGAAGTGACACAGCCCTCTCTTGGAGTTGGGTATGAGCTGGGAAGGGCACTGGACATGCACAAGAAAATCCTCTGTCTTTTCCGGCCCTCCTCTGGAAAAT CACTGTCTGCCATGATCAGAGGGGCGGTTGACGGGTCCCTGTTCCAGGTGCGAGATTacaaagaggaggaggtggagggcatCCTGGAAGACTACTTCAACGGACTCGTCAAAGTCTGA
- the LOC111951878 gene encoding male-enhanced antigen 1, with protein sequence MEVEIAFEMGPERILPNSEEELGQERPSDGGVGGEWSGEDMEEGGVGDEEEDDGGYYYQPLNQDPDGLNAAPGDQPEDMPPVAEQLHEVQERIESMGLHLPQPPPLDSDEEEPEGASALSSAASIPMDEDHVELVKRTMAAVALPSLAIPTWAQEISDDQWKDMVQQTLQTRQSSGGLMLERK encoded by the exons ATGGAAGTGGAGATAGCATTCGAGATGGGTCCTGAGAGAATCTTACCAAACTCTGAGGAGGAGCTGGGCCAGGAGCGGCCGTCGGATGGTGGAGTGGGcggggagtggagtggagaggacatggaggagGGCGGtgtgggagatgaggaggaggatgatggaggTTACTATTACCAGCCACTAAACCAGGACCCRGATGGACTAAATGCTGCACCCGGGGACCAGCCTGAGGATATGCCCCCAGTAGCAGAGCAACTGCATGAAGTCCAGGAGAGAATAGAG TCAATGGGCTTACATCTTCCCCAGCCCCCTCCCCTAGACAGTGATGAGGAGGAGCCAGAAGGAGCCTCTGCCCTGAGCAGCGCAGCCTCCATCCCCATGGATGAAG ACCACGTGGAGCTGGTGAAGAGGACCATGGCAGCAGTGGCCCTGCCCTCTCTGGCTATCCCGACCTGGGCTCAGGAGATCTCTGACGACCAATGGAAGGACATGGTCCAACAGACACTCCAGACTCGCCAAAGCTCTGGAGGCCTGATGCTAGAGCGCAAATAA